A single genomic interval of Pochonia chlamydosporia 170 chromosome 7, whole genome shotgun sequence harbors:
- a CDS encoding MFS transporter (similar to Coccidioides immitis RS XP_001242082.1): MAVAADEKKSDSLNEPQIGESGVLSEAHEQHLKDGNSSEDEVVKCPSHTTEFRLLTKIDLHVVPFLCVMYLLAFLDRVNIANARIFDLEKDLGMQNPSQFNTAIVIFFVPYVLFEIPSNILLKKFKPSTWLSLNMFLFGFTTIMQGVVTSYGGLLTTRFFLGLFETGMFPGAFYLIGMWYRRHEAQRRYSFFFNSTTLAGAFGGLLAAAIGKMSGLRGYSGWRWIFIIEGGLTVFVSFFFYFWLPNFPEQAKWLKDDERDYVAARLRLDQGKAGLDRKITLRDVGNIFKDYKVIVGGFMYFGLIVPAYGYAYFAPTILNGYGYGKIETQLRSVPPWVAAFGFSMMCAYASDKLRHRALFAVIPICIAISGFAILLTVHTNLNAQYSALFLAAMGAYTAMPIIVCWFNMNLGGHHRRAVGSAWQVGFGNLGGIIAAFAFKQDTGAKKAQDFKLGYDLCIAFCCVSIVACVIYAFACWKANSDRRNGKHDVSHLSEDDQLALGDMNPKYRYLL, from the exons ATGGCGGTTGCTGCAGATGAAAAGAAGAGCGACTCGCTCAATGAGCCTCAAATTGGCGAATCTGGTGTGCTCTCTGAAGCACACGAACAGCATCTCAAGGATGGCAATTCCAGCGAGGACGAGGTCGTCAAGTGCCCGTCGCACACGACCGAATTCCGCCTCCTAACAAAGATTGATCTTCATGTGGTGCCATTTCTTTGCGTCATGTACTTGCTGGCTTTTCTTG ATAGAGTCAATATCGCCAATGCAAGGATTTTTGACCTGGAGAAAGACTTGGGCATGCAAAACCCCTCACAATTCAACACCGCTATTGTCATCTTCTTTGTGCCTTATGTCCTCTTCGAGATTCCATCCAACATTCTCCTCAAGAAATTTaagccatcaacatggctaTCCCTGAATATGTTTCTCTTCGGGTTTACCACAATAATGCAGGGTGTAGTGACAAGCTACGGAGGCTTGCTGACAACCCGATTCTTCCTCGGTCTGTTCGAAACTGGCATGTTCCCTGGTG ctttcTATCTTATTGGCATGTGGTATCGTAGACACGAGGCGCAACGACGATACTcgttcttcttcaacagcaCAACTCTTGCTGGTGCTTTTGGCGGACTATTGGCTGCTGCGATCGGCAAAATGAGTGGCCTGCGCGGATACAGTGGATGGCGCTGGATTTTCATCATTGAGGGCGGCTTGACTGTGTTtgtcagcttcttcttctactTCTGGCTTCCCAACTTTCCAGAGCAGGCAAAGTGGCTCAAGGACGATGAACGCGACTATGTCGCAGCCCGACTTCGCCTTGACCAAGGTAAAGCTGGATTGGATCGCAAGATTACCTTGCGTGATGTTGGaaacatcttcaaagacTACAAGGTCATTGTCGGAGGATTCATGTATTTCGGACTGATCGTTCCGGCTTACGGGTACGCCTACTTTGCGCCAACCATTCTGAACGGCTACGGTTATGGCAAGATCGAGACCCAGCTACGAAGTGTGCCGCCTTGGGTTGCGGCGTTCGGTTTCTCCATGATGTGCGCCTACGCCTCGGACAAGCTACGACACCGAGCCCTTTTCGCTGTCATCCCAATCTGTATTGCGATTTCCGGCTTCGCCATCCTTCTTACAGTTCACACCAACCTGAATGCGCAATATTCTGCTCTCTTCTTAGCAGCCATGGGTGCCTATACAGCTATGCCAATCATTGTGTGTTGGTTCAACATGAACCTCGGTGGCCATCACCGCCGAGCCGTTGGTAGTGCCTGGCAAGTTGGCTTCGGAAACCTGGGCGGTATCATTGCTGCGTTCGCCTTCAAGCAAGACACGGGTGCCAAGAAAGCTCAAGACTTCAAGCTCGGCTACGATCTGTGCATTGCATTCTGTTGCGTCTCTATTGTGGCTTGCGTTATTTACGCATTCGCCTGCTGGAAGGCAAACAGTGACCGTCGAAATGGGAAGCATGATGTGAGCCATTTGTCAGAAGACGACCAATTGGCGCTTGGCGACATGAATCCCAAATACCGCTATCTGCTGTAG
- a CDS encoding GCN5-related N-acetyltransferase (GNAT) domain-containing protein (similar to Metarhizium robertsii ARSEF 23 XP_007818990.1) encodes MATVRHARREDAPVILELIQALADYEKEPDAVEATVESLERTIAFAPSDSAGNDATVPNTEAITPDRPSRCLLLFSPEGKAVGMALYFYSYSTWRAKAGIHLEDLFVQPSERGRGYGKRLLVELAKQVVAMKGGRLEWVVLKWNEPSIKFYESIGAKALDEWVGMRVDGEGLEKLACCMD; translated from the exons ATGGCTACAGTCCGACATGCTCGCCGGGAGG ATGCGCCCGTGATCCTCGAGCTCATTCAAGCTTTGGCCGACTATGAAAAAGAGCCTGATGCCGTCGAGGCTACTGTCGAATCTCTCGAAAGGACGATTGCCTTTGCGCCCTCCGATTCAGCCGGCAATGATGCCACGGTCCCCAACACGGAAGCTATTACTCCTGACCGACCGTCGCGGTGCTTGCTACTGTTCTCCCCTGAGGGAAAGGCAGTCGGAATGGCGCTGTATTTCTACAGCTACAGCACATGGAGGGCCAAGGCTGGTATCCATCTGGAGGATCTTTTCGTCCAGCCCTCtgagagagggagagggtACGGCAAGAGGTTGTTGGTCGAGCTGGCGAAGCAGGTTGTTGCGATGAAGGGCGGAAGATTGGAGTGGGTTGTTCTCAAGTGGAACGAGCCCAGCATCAAGTTTTATGAGAGTATTGGGGCCAAGGCGTTGGATGAGTGGGTTGGTATGCGCGTAGATGGCGAGGGATTAGAAAAGTTGGCCTGTTGCATGGATTAG
- a CDS encoding complex 1 (LYR family) domain-containing protein, translating into MPAPAYPLPKSLPPIQLYRHLLREVSYLPPAFRPVIASTLRTRFHKPQKDGVHTKSRLSHARSALRNLRAANSGDKMAMQNLMLTAFGRIGRRRRELMSILVMPGARRVPSDTKELESLMERARNEATPTPDRKPKHAFLDKWELPKLLRNLESQKQHQRETKHSTSWPNRAVKLLDPDQNVPKTNIWGNPPAESLVRTKRANWWKTHADKIMPPTRKWEWDLLQRLGNGAQEQGEWTVPHRRHYPSEEATSQVNEWNWESYATAPAARVELPRSMPRQRRTGQRDTGPYGGRERGKQVSNRWFRRAYNRTWQLTPTVVRNPDTNKETLVWGKPFDNLPTATAAQLGIFKGVDKRGNRIQERLEF; encoded by the coding sequence ATGCCCGCCCCAGCATATCCTCTCCCAAAGTCTCTCCCACCTATCCAACTCTATCGCCATCTTCTCCGGGAAGTGTCCTACCTTCCGCCAGCTTTCCGCCCGGTCATCGCCTCCACGCTCCGAACCAGATTTCACAAACCTCAAAAAGATGGAGTCCATACGAAATCCCGACTATCACATGCTCGGTCGGCGCTCCGAAACCTACGAGCTGCCAATAGCGGCGACAAAATGGCCATGCAAAACTTGATGCTCACAGCATTCGGGAGAatcggcagaagaagacgagagcTTATGTCAATACTCGTGATGCCAGGGGCTCGGCGGGTTCCCAGTGACACCAAAGAACTAGAATCATTAATGGAGCGGGCAAGGAATGAGGCTACCCCGACGCCAGATCGCAAACCCAAGCATGCGTTTTTGGACAAATGGGAGCTGCCAAAACTATTGAGGAATCTAGAATCACAGAAGCAGCACCAGAGAGAAACCAAACACTCCACCAGCTGGCCTAACAGGGCAGTGAAGTTGCTGGACCCCGACCAAAATGTCCCCAAGACGAATATATGGGGGAATCCGCCTGCTGAGAGCCTCGTGAGAACGAAGCGAGCTAACTGGTGGAAGACACACGCTGACAAGATCATGCCTCCGACCCGCAAGTGGGAATGGGACTTGCTGCAACGACTGGGCAACGGAGCTCAAGAACAGGGTGAATGGACTGTGCCTCATCGACGCCATTACCCTTCCGAAGAGGCGACTTCGCAGGTCAACGAATGGAATTGGGAATCTTATGCCACTGCGCCGGCCGCAAGAGTTGAGCTACCCAGGAGCATGCCACGACAACGTAGGACCGGACAGCGCGACACTGGTCCGTACGGTGGGCGAGAGCGTGGCAAGCAAGTTTCGAACAGATGGTTCCGTCGAGCGTACAACAGGACGTGGCAGCTCACCCCAACCGTTGTTCGAAACCCCGACACTAACAAAGAGACGCTTGTGTGGGGGAAACCGTTCGACAACCTACCCACTGCCACGGCAGCTCAGCTGGGTATTTTTAAGGGTGTGGACAAGAGAGGCAACAGGATACAAGAAAGGCTCGAATTTTAA
- a CDS encoding Swi6 protein (similar to Neurospora crassa OR74A XP_962967.2), producing MPSASQSSQQSFTMSQQSQPRHNASFHQGYNGAEGPQIYSASYSGVDVYEMEVNNVAVMRRRNDSWLNATQILKVAGVDKGKRTKILEKEIQTGEHEKVQGGYGKYQGTWIKFERGVEVCRQYGVEELLRPLLTYDMGQDGGVAGRGDFNTPTKEQAMAAQRKRLYNSSVDGRPNGMSGTFFKNISSTASHAVAAISKARFDSPGPRSRNGPTRAPSFSRQPSMQNGDEFPGNSQQSYTSDYGQQVDSAYSTQQAAAMSGMPEHEPPRKRQRVTMTPADSFGGYSQNVDMYAAAFPGSPTEPNESFMYTQSAVQDRAGGEDGSGPLPPLPYEMSPDVEFKRNTLMGLFMDSSPADSAKNDLVRTFAPAELDMPIDPQSHTALHWAATLARMPLLRALIAAGASPYRVNASGETALMRACLVTNSMDQGSFPDLLEVLGGTIESRDQKGRTVLHHIAVTSAVKGRNAASRYYLESLLEWVVRQGSVPSSQTNGNIPSSSQSVIPKMGIARFMSEIVNAQDSSGDTALNIAARIGNRSIISQLLEVGADPNIANRVGLRPLDFGIGGDNTEEKTNGETPAEKNGAAGSSQRTRESSDEIVASITHLLGETGTAFQQEMKAKQVSLDAMHATLRNTSTQLGDARRNLEQLTSTVKKQQLARQKVSNLSHARENEQIRLMNEQQRSSQPDPSASWETELSAMLEAAEDAANSGGFGSEGMLPTASVLRSRIRAMEGRREATRKMVSALKGRSRDVEVKYRRVVALCTGVQEGEVDAVVDNLLKAVESERDELDIGRVRRFLGGVEGVVH from the exons ATGCCTTCAGCGTCTCAATCTTCCCAACAGTCTTTTACAATGAGCCAACAATCTCAGCCGAGGCACAACGCCTCATTTCATCAGGGTTACAATGGAGCAGAAGGACCCCAAATCTACTCT GCTTCATATTCAGGTGTCGACGTGTACGAAATGGAGGTTAACAACGTGGCAGTTATGCGAAGACGTAACGATTCTTGGCTGAATGCCACCCAGATCCTCAAGGTTGCTGGTGTCGACAAGGGCAAACGAACAAAGATTCTCGAAAAAGAAATCCAAACTGGCGAGCACGAAAAGGTTCAAGGCGGCTATGGTAAATATCAGGGCACATGGATCAAATTCGAACGAGGCGTCGAGGTTTGCCGGCAGTATGGCGTAGAAGAACTTCTACGACCGCTTCTCACATACGACATGGGACAAGACGGCGGAGTTGCTGGCAGAGGAGACTTCAACACTCCCACCAAGGAGCAAGCCATGGCCGCACAAAGGAAGCGGTTGTACAACTCCAGCGTTGATGGCAGACCCAATGGCATGTCCGGCACCTTTTTCAAAAACATATCCAGCACCGCCTCTCATGCCGTCGCAGCTATCAGCAAAGCTCGCTTTGATTCCCCCGGCCCAAGAAGTCGAAACGGCCCAACCCGAGCGCCAAGCTTCAGCCGACAGCCTTCCATGCAAAACGGCGATGAATTCCCTGGAAACTCACAGCAGAGCTACACGTCTGATTATGGCCAACAAGTGGACTCGGCATACTCTACTCAGCAAGCAGCCGCCATGTCTGGAATGCCCGAGCATGAACCTCCCCGTAAACGCCAGCGAGTAACCATGACGCCGGCTGATAGCTTTGGTGGATACAGCCAGAATGTGGATATGTATGCGGCAGCCTTCCCTGGATCTCCAACTGAACCCAACGAATCCTTTATGTACACGCAGAGTGCGGTTCAGGATCGTGCCGGTGGAGAAGATGGCAGTGGTCCTTTGCCCCCCTTGCCCTACGAGATGTCCCCTGATGTGGAATTCAAGCGAAATACATTAATGGGCCTGTTCATGGATTCTTCACCTGCCGACAGCGCAAAGAATGACTTGGTTCGGACATTCGCACCCGCCGAACTTGACATGCCCATCGATCCTCAAAGCCACACAGCTCTTCACTGGGCAGCCACTCTGGCACGGATGCCGCTTCTTCGCGCCTTGATCGCAGCCGGTGCGTCACCGTATCGGGTGAATGCATCCGGAGAGACTGCACTCATGAGGGCTTGTTTAGTCACAAATTCGATGGACCAGGGATCATTTCCCGATCTGCTGGAAGTTCTTGGGGGAACGATTGAGTCTCGGGACCAGAAGGGTCGAACAGTGCTCCACCATATTGCAGTGACCAGTGCCGTCAAAGGCCGCAATGCTGCCAGCCGATACTATCTGGAGAGCCTTTTGGAATGGGTAGTTCGACAGGGTAGTGTTCCGAGCAGCCAAACCAATGGCAACATTCCCAGTAGCTCTCAGTCCGTCATCCCCAAGATGGGAATTGCTCGGTTTATGAGTGAAATTGTCAACGCACAGGACAGCTCGGGTGACACTGCCCTGAATATCGCGGCTAGAATTGGCAACCGAAGCATCATTTCTCAACTCCTGGAAGTCGGAGCGGACCCTAATATTGCTAATCGCGTTGGCCTGCGACCTCTTGACTTTGGTATTGGTGGCGACAACACGGAGGAAAAGACCAATGGCGAAACTCCCGCTGAGAAGAACGGCGCCGCCGGGTCCAGCCAGCGGACACGGGAGAGCAGCGACGAGATAGTTGCCT CCATCACACACCTCCTCGGCGAGACTGGAACAGCCTTTCAGCAAGAAATGAAGGCCAAGCAAGTCTCACTAGATGCCATGCATGCCACCCTACGCAACACGTCCACCCAGCTAGGCGATGCTCGCCGCAACCTGGAGCAGTTAACGTCCACCgtgaagaagcagcaactCGCTCGTCAAAAAGTGTCTAATCTATCACACGCCCGCGAGAACGAACAGATTCGCTTAATGAACGAACAACAACGCTCATCACAACCCGACCCTTCGGCATCCTGGGAAACAGAGTTATCAGCCATGCTCGAAGCAGCCGAAGACGCCGCAAACAGCGGCGGGTTCGGCAGCGAAGGCATGCTCCCAACAGCCTCGGTGCTACGATCACGCATCCGCGCCATGGAAGGTCGCCGCGAAGCCACTCGCAAGATGGTATCCGCCCTCAAGGGCCGCAGCCGCGACGTGGAAGTCAAGTACCGCCGTGTTGTGGCTCTCTGCACAGGCGTCCAGGAGGGCGAGGTAGATGCCGTCGTAGATAATCTGCTCAAGGCTGTTGAAAGTGAGCGCGACGAGCTGGACATTGGCCGTGTACGAAGATTTCTCGGCGGAGTCGAAGGTGTGGTGCACTAG
- a CDS encoding siroheme synthase Met8 (similar to Metarhizium acridum CQMa 102 XP_007810628.1) → MARKFPEVQPGGSLILAWQIKDKKVLVVGGGEVAAGRILNCLNADASVTVVCPASGLNAEVAFRVAEKQVTHVDRIFEPSDLDGADMVLVAVDDPAASTAIWKLCKQKKIPANIADVPPECDFYFGSIHRDGPLQIMVSTNGKGPRLAASIRKFIASKLPRNAGNAIESIGLLRTKLRKVAPNPEDGPKRMRWMSKVSDTYKWDEMCGLTVEDMDNLLLFYPADKVPSMDILLALRGGNDMKKLDVFDGSFGFSVGA, encoded by the exons ATGGCTAGGAAGTTCCCAGAGGTGCAGCCCGGAGGCAGCCTCATTTTGGCCTGGCAAATCAAAGACAAAAAAGTTCTTGTTGTCGGTGGCGGCGAG GTGGCTGCCGGCCGAATCCTCAACTGCCTCAATGCCGATGCCAGCGTCACCGTCGTCTGTCCGGCCTCGGGGCTCAATGCCGAGGTCGCCTTCCGCGTCGCCGAGAAACAAGTTACACACGTCGATCGGATATTCGAGCCATCAGATCTAGACGGGGCCGATATGGTCCTCGTGGCAGTTGACGACCCGGCCGCTTCCACTGCCATATGGAAACTCtgcaagcaaaagaagattCCTGCCAACATTGCCGATGTGCCCCCTGAATGTGATTTCTATTTCGGCAGCATACATCGCGATGGTCCTCTTCAGATCATGGTGAGCACCAATGGCAAGGGCCCCAGACTTGCCGCTTCCATTCGGAAGTTTATTGCGAGCAAGTTGCCGAGAAATGCGGGCAATGCCATCGAATCAATCGGTCTGTTGCGGACAAAGCTGCGCAAGGTCGCACCAAATCCGGAGGACGGTCCAAAAAGAATGCGGTG GATGTCCAAGGTCAGCGATACCTATAAATGGGATGAAATGTGCGGACTTACCGTGGAAGATATGGACAACCTTCTCCTGTTCTACCCCGCAGACAAGGTTCCATCCATGGATATCTTGCTGGCCCTTCGAGGTGGAAACGACATGAAGAAGCTCGATGTGTTTGATGGCTCATTTGGATTTAGCGTGGGAGCATAG
- a CDS encoding siroheme synthase (similar to Metarhizium robertsii ARSEF 23 XP_007818995.1): MASRPGRSRHDSTDGDSDAPEEVLPPFFSTTFSTHRVSPLYVGRQQLDTSRLDQLAHRLRDTLVGDVVRGIQIGLESTDTPAGQVGTLRSVKIRWFHAQRLLDRDLYFTEQDGGAGLTDAVMRQWNRLPETHKRGLWIEIRHENAAYVALLLPGHPGSVRDRRSGTNGWAMQSDGKSLETRIDQDQFVHLPLLLLRMPQALKVVIGDWISTTFDCRVSKLNLGTRTLVSVWEDWIKTAGLPGKGPDFSVSLAFNAPIAKKERSGAQESEEESDHDGMSTDPGLRGMDITIAPQDLRRFFRRGEQSDELYRSNSSGPWENDMRERRRLAGGNADDGWGWRTSQEPDDHPFTEALARYLDHHLALNMFHPSVRVVQISCGGFMLAQSRLKIVKVGSVSDELARAAWVFVTRLGERLRGEHLVDLGL; the protein is encoded by the coding sequence ATGGCATCGAGACCTGGGCGATCTCGACATGATTCAACAGATGGTGACAGTGACGCCCCTGAAGAAGTTTTACCACCGTTTTTCAGCACCACTTTTTCCACGCACCGCGTATCGCCTCTGTACGTAGGGCGACAACAACTCGATACTTCACGTCTGGATCAGCTAGCTCATCGCCTTCGCGACACTCTGGTAGGAGATGTTGTGCGAGGCATTCAAATTGGCTTAGAGTCGACAGATACGCCAGCTGGACAAGTTGGAACATTGAGATCAGTCAAGATTCGCTGGTTTCACGCTCAGAGGCTGCTGGATCGTGATCTCTACTTTACAgaacaagatggaggagctggGCTGACAGATGCTGTCATGCGACAATGGAACCGACTACCGGAGACACACAAAAGAGGTCTTTGGATTGAAATACGACACGAAAATGCGGCCTATGTCGCCCTTCTACTACCGGGACATCCAGGATCCGTCCGAGACAGGAGATCAGGAACCAACGGCTGGGCAATGCAATCTGATGGGAAATCACTGGAAACCAGAATTGACCAAGACCAATTCGTTCActtgccattgctgctgttAAGAATGCCACAGGCTCTCAAAGTTGTGATTGGCGATTGGATCTCAACAACATTTGACTGCCGAGTGAGCAAATTGAACTTGGGCACACGGACACTAGTGTCAGTTTGGGAAGATTGGATTAAGACTGCAGGCTTGCCGGGAAAGGGTCCTGACTTCTCCGTGTCGTTGGCATTCAACGCACCGATAGCCAAGAAAGAGCGGTCTGGCGCACAAGaatcagaagaagaaagtgaCCACGATGGTATGTCCACGGATCCAGGGCTTCGCGGCATGGACATTACCATCGCGCCGCAGGATCTTCGGCGGTTCTTTCGCCGCGGTGAGCAATCGGACGAATTGTATAGAAGCAACAGCTCGGGCCCTTGGGAGAACGATATGCGGGAACGTCGCAGGCTTGCCGGGGGAAACGCAGACGATGGTTGGGGGTGGCGGACAAGCCAGGAACCAGATGATCACCCATTCACCGAGGCGCTCGCTCGTTACCTTGACCACCACCTTGCACTCAACATGTTTCACCCCAGCGTACGAGTTGTGCAAATATCCTGCGGTGGTTTCATGCTTGCACAATCCCGTCTAAAGATTGTCAAGGTCGGTTCTGTGTCTGACGAACTTGCTCGAGCAGCATGGGTCTTTGTGACACGGCTGGGAGAGAGGCTTCGTGGAGAACATCTGGTTGATCTCGGGTTATGA
- a CDS encoding threonine aldolase (similar to Cordyceps militaris CM01 XP_006674770.1) — translation MPDVTHPIKEKYSFLDDYSEGAHPQLLEALITSNHTQETGYGNDRYSAEAKRNIRAHLGRDDVGVFFVPSGTSANAISIAACLRPHEAVIAASSGHIVTRETGAVEASGHKIINVPPTNGKLTPETITKALDDNWHFPHMAKPRLVYISNATEVGTVYSKEELSAIKTLCEIKGLLLFMDGARIGAALTSTKNDMTLADILELTDIFWIGGTKNGALLGEAVIVKHPGLAEDFEFYIKQHGSLLAKSRIMGVEFAELFRDNLYYDLARRANGAAEKLSRCIVGAGYALRAETETNQVFAILPTDLVQELQKDFTFYVWEKCGEDWAVVRLLTTWATDVGQLEKFNQTVLSWAQ, via the coding sequence ATGCCTGATGTAACTCACCCCATCAAGGAGAAGTATAGCTTCTTGGACGATTACAGTGAAGGGGCGCATCCACAGCTTCTAGAAGCACTCATTACCAGCAATCATACACAAGAAACGGGCTACGGCAATGACAGATACTCTGCCGAGGCGAAGCGAAACATTCGTGCTCACCTAGgacgtgatgatgttggtgtcttcttcgtcccTAGTGGCACATCAGCCAATGCCATCTCCATTGCGGCATGCCTTCGACCGCACGAAGCTGTTATCGCCGCCAGCTCTGGCCACATCGTTACGAGAGAGACTGGTGCTGTGGAAGCCAGCGGCCACAAGATTATCAATGTGCCTCCTACGAACGGCAAGCTGACTCCCGAGACAATCACCAAGGCCCTGGACGACAATTGGCATTTTCCACACATGGCCAAGCCTCGATTGGTTTACATTTCAAACGCCACTGAAGTCGGAACTGTCTACTCCAAAGAGGAACTATCCGCCATCAAGACACTTTGCGAAATAAAGGGActcttgctcttcatggACGGCGCCCGTATTGGTGCCGCTCTCACCTCAACAAAGAACGATATGACTCTTGCCGATATTTTGGAGCTAACTGACATCTTCTGGATCGGTGGTACCAAAAACGGAGCATTGCTCGGCGAAGCTGTCATCGTCAAGCACCCTGGGTTGGCGGAGGACTTCGAGTTCTACATTAAGCAACACGGGTCCCTTCTGGCGAAAAGCCGCATCATGGGCGTTGAGTTTGCGGAGCTCTTCCGTGATAATCTGTACTACGATCTCGCTCGACGGGCAAACGGCGCAGCGGAGAAGCTGTCACGGTGCATCGTGGGTGCTGGGTATGCGTTGCGTGCTGAGACGGAGACCAACCAGGTTTTCGCCATTCTCCCCACAGATCTTGTGCAGGAGCTGCAGAAGGACTTTACCTTTTACGTCTGGGAAAAGTGCGGAGAGGACTGGGCAGTGGTGCGGCTACTCACCACCTGGGCCACGGACGTTGGGCAGCTAGAGAAGTTCAACCAGACGGTTCTGAGCTGGGCTCAGTAA
- a CDS encoding argininosuccinate lyase (similar to Aspergillus terreus NIH2624 XP_001209057.1) — protein MASGKTPAENMLWGGRFTGGLDPLMLKYNASILYDKLLYKEDILGSIAFARANAKSGILSNNEFTEIERGLREVQKEWETDTFVIMPNDEDIHTANERRLSEIIGKDIAGKLHTGRSRNEQVVCDMRLWLRNQIQEIESHLVAFIKVIAARAEAEVGIIMPGYTHLQRAMPVLWSQHLLSYGFYFASDLERLREASKRVNKSPLGCGALAGNGFNIDRDMMAEELGFEGLLWNSMNAVGDRDFVTEFLQWGSMFMQHISRWAEDLILYSSQEFSFISVADAYSTGSSLMPHKKNPDGLELLRGKAGRAFGHMAGLMMTQKGLPSTYQKDLQESWEPMLDHVKTISDSLQIANGVLATLTVKPEQMRAALDPFMLATDLADYLVRKGVPFRETHHISGRCVAKSEELGIPMNELSLEQLQAIDSRFGEDVSETFDYEKSVEMRSAKGGTSRARVLEQVKVLKGMLA, from the exons ATGGCATCTGGAAAGACACCTGCAGAAAACATGCTTTGGGGTGGACGCTTCACAG GCGGCCTCGATCCCCTCATGCTCAAATACAATGCGAGTATTCTGTACGACAAGCTCCTGTATAAGGAAGATATCCTCGGCAGTATTGCGTTTGCACGCGCCAACGCCAAGTCTGGCATCCTATCCAACAACGAGTTCACCGAAATCGAGAGAGGTCTCCGAGAGGTTCAGAAGGAGTGGGAGACAGATACCTTTGTTATCATGCCCAATGATGAAGATATTCATACTGCCAATGAGCGCCGGCTCAGTGAGATAATTGGCAAGGACATCGCTGGCAAACTACATACGGGTCGCAGTCGCAACGAGCAGGTTGTCTGTGATATGCGTCTGTGGCTTCGCAACCAGATCCAGGAGATTGAGAGCCACCTGGTTGCCTTCATTAAGGTTATTGCCGCCCGCGCTGAGGCCGAGGT CGGAATTATCATGCCTGGATATACCCACCTCCAGCGTGCCATGCCGGTTTTGTGGTCGCAGCATCTGTTATCATACGGCTTTTACTTTGCGAGCGATCTAGAGCGGCTGCGCGAGGCTTCAAAGCGTGTGAATAAGAGCCCGCTTGGTTGTGGTGCTCTCGCTGGCAATGGCTTTAATATTGATCGCGATATGATGGCTGAGGAGCTGGGCTTTGAGGGCCTTCTATGGAACTCCATGAATGCTGTTGGTGATAGAGACTTCGTCACTGAATTTCTGCAATGGGGTAGTATGTTCATGCAACATATTTCTCGATGGGCCGAGGATCTTATTCTGTATTCCTCTCAAGAGTTCAGTTTTATTTCTGTTGCTGATGCCTACTCCACGGGAAGTTCTTTAATGCCGCACAAGAAGAACCCAGATGGCCTAGAATTGTTGCGAGGAAAAGCCGGTCGAGCATTTGGCCATATGGCTGGCCTTATGATGACCCAGAAGGGCCTACCCAGTACATATCAAAAGGACTTGCAGGAAAGTTGGGAACCCATGTTAGATCATGTGAAGACTATCTCTGATAGTCTTCAGATCGCAAATGGTGTCCTCGCCACCCTTACTGTTAAGCCAGAGCAGATGAGGGCTGCCCTGGATCCATTTATGCTGGCTACTGATCTTGCTGATTATCTCGTACGAAAGGGTGTCCCATTTCGTGAGACGCACCATATCTCTGGGCGATGTGTGGCTAAGAGCGAGGAGCTAGGTATCCCGATGAACGAGCTCTCACTGGAGCAACTACAGGCTATTGATAGCCGGTTTGGGGAGGATGTTTCGGAGACGTTTGACTACGAGAAGAGTGTCGAGATGAGATCAGCCAAGGGTGGTACTAGTCGGGCACGTGTCCTGGAGCAGGTCAAGGTTCTCAAGGGTATGCTGGCTTAG